The following are from one region of the Oncorhynchus kisutch isolate 150728-3 unplaced genomic scaffold, Okis_V2 Okis03b-Okis08b_hom, whole genome shotgun sequence genome:
- the LOC116359624 gene encoding ankyrin repeat and SOCS box protein 7, with the protein MTPPLTRCNRMLNHHCRRNPELQEELQIQAAVAAGDVYTVRKMLEQGYSPKIRDANGWTLLHFSAAKGKERCVRVFLEHGADPTVKDFIGGFTALHYAAMHGRARIARLMLESDFRSDIINAKSNDGWTPLHVAAHYGRDSFVRLLLEFRAEVDPLSDKGTTPLQLAIIRERSSCVRILLDHSANIDIQNGFLLRYAVIKGNHSYCRMFLQRGADTNLGRLEDGQTPLHLSALRDDVLCAQMLYKYGADTNTRNYEGQTPVAVSSSMSGISRPCLDFLQEVTRQPRTLQDMCRINIRHHIGLQSLTFLEDLPIAKVMKDYLKHKFDNV; encoded by the exons ATGACCCCTCCCCTTACGAGATGTAACAGGATGCTGAACCATCACTGTAGAAGGAACCCCGAGCTTCAAGAGGAGCTGCAGATACAG GCTGCAGTGGCAGCGGGGGATGTGTACACTGTCAGGAAGATGCTGGAGCAAGGCTACTCTCCGAAGATCCGTGATGCCAACGGGTGGACCCTGCTCCACTTCTCCGCTGCcaaggggaaggagagatgtgTCCGGGTCTTCCTGGAGCACGGAG CTGACCCTACAGTAAAGGACTTCATCGGCGGCTTCACGGCGCTCCACTATGCCGCCATGCACGGCCGTGCGCGCATCGCCCGCCTCATGCTGGAGTCGGACTTCCGCAGCGACATCATCAATGCCAAGAGCAACGATGGCTGGACGCCGCTGCATGTGGCTGCCCACTATGGCCGCGACTCTTTCGTGCGGCTCCTCCTTGAGTTCCGCGCCGAGGTGGATCCCCTCAGCGACAAGGGCACCACGCCCCTCCAACTCGCTATCATCCGTGAGCGCTCCAGCTGCGTGAGAATCCTGCTGGACCACAGCGCCAACATCGACATTCAAAATGGCTTCCTGCTGCGCTACGCCGTCATCAAGGGGAATCATTCCTACTGTCGTATGTTCCTGCAGCGGGGTGCGGACACTAACCTGGGTCGCCTCGAGGACGGGCAGACCCCGTTGCACCTATCGGCACTAAGAGACGACGTGCTGTGTGCTCAGATGCTTTACAAGTACGGCGCCGACACCAACACAAGGAACTACGAGGGCCAGACTCCCGTGGCGGTGTCGTCGAGCATGTCGGGCATCAGCCGGCCCTGCCTGGACTTCCTACAGGAGGTCACCA GACAACCCAGGACTTTGCAGGACATGTGTCGGATAAACATCCGGCATCACATAGGCCTCCAGAGCTTGACGTTTCTGGAGGACCTGCCCATTGCCAAGGTCATGAAAGACTACCTAAAACACAAGTTTGACAATGTGTGA
- the LOC109877367 gene encoding protein Lines homolog 1: MNEQFHVLNDAYRGLLSRTSPSKMSSHELASSIFTCVCELTLDASDGYHSQHQDQSRDLTSSKYSPNPNGTELACLVLTLVEKISSKLTSQQLSQETSLYFKDVSTVLFQHMDFMSKLVHLACCKDRLLSHLAVKSVSSYVIFELRCFNTVNQIWEWKCLQVLQNPCSGTELDASTWSLTTVLKAVLKETAEYEPGTVEKLLATFDTALTAAYSQLVPVESLGHGNSASYPSSNTADWATTLTNLLDLLEVLTAARFKLSTTSVCFTSSRLSLVQASALLRIVDSHVHYFVKKQVLLLLKRILLQKAGEDMGFGEASSLTHGDDHMTSDILTLADDVLLAVHTDRLQCVPVESAAIFFGGTGQSCGGSSDAFDHVMLRAVSLVVLKSLEYKIQSAGGKGVCNTIGIHGYLSALLLFLRQRGVQLKQGSHSCCWVSLVFGEQDDDMMEAAKALLLLYLHHRVSSDLEADAVCVVGGNPHCHFLFLLRNISFDHSILLDFLISTETCFLEYFVRYLKHLRDDWEGFRTVCQKIDGSDRCKLSWKISQKDDQLLDNLREELQQSLCASRGIVSTSSHSGGSVTFVDPEPAPCLQPSLCLPSGSATALASTPPLRLVDYGSSEESETEDGDLPSGLTQDRLHSDSVVHTHNSHYFDRTVMCLTELRAVVTRLQRRSLFPYNATSLLKLLTQIEAKRCCPQR; the protein is encoded by the exons ATGAATGAACAATTTCATGTCCTAAATGATGCTTACAGAGGTTTATTGTCGAGAACATCACCCAGCAAAATGAGTAGCCATGAGTTGGCATCCTCCATTTTCACATGTGTATGTGAACTGACTCTTGATGCCAGTGATGGTTATCATTCTCAGCATCAGGACCAGTCCAGAGATCTAACGTCCTCCAAATATTCTCCAAACCCAAATGGAACTGAACTGGCTTGTCTTGTGTTGACTCTGGTGGAGAAAATAAGCTCCAAGCTGACATCTCAACAACTGTCTCAAGAAACCAGCCTTTACTTCAAAGATGTTTCTACAGTATTATTCCAGCATATGGATTTTATGTCCAAACTT GTTCACCTTGCCTGCTGCAAGGACAGGTTGCTGTCTCATCTAGCTGTAAAGAGTGTATCCTCCTATGTTATTTTTGAGCTGCGTTGCTTT AATACAGTCAACCAGATTTGGGAATGGAAGTGCTTGCAAGTGCTCCAGAACCCTTGCTCTGGCACCGAACTGGATGCATCCACATGGTCACTTACCACTGTCCTGAAAGCAGTTCTAAAAGAAACAGCAGAATATGAACCTG GGACTGTGGAGAAACTTCTTGCCACATTCGACACAGCTCTCACTGCTGCTTACTCCCAGCTTGTCCCTGTAGAGAGTCTGGGCCATGGGAACTCTGCGTCATACCCCAGTAGTAACACGGCAGACTGGGCTACAACTCTGACTAACCTCCTAGACTTACTAGAAGTGCTCACTGCAGCCAGGTTCAAACTAAGCACCACCAGTGTCTGTTTCACCAGCTCAAGGCTCTCCCTCGTACAGGCATCGGCGCTACTGCGGATAGTCGACTCTCATGTCCACTATTTTGTGAAGAAACAAGTGCTTCTGCTTTTAAAGAGGATTCTCCTTCAGAAGGCAGGCGAGGACATGGGTTTTGGCGAGGCGTCCTCCCTAACGCATGGAGATGATCACATGACCAGTGACATTCTTACACTAGCTGATGATGTGTTGCTGGCAGTGCACACTGATCGGTTACAGTGTGTTCCAGTGGAATCGGCGGCCATTTTCTTTGGAGGGACAGGCCAATCGTGTGGAGGGAGCAGTGATGCGTTCGATCATGTGATGCTGAGGGCTGTTAGTCTAGTTGTGCTCAAGTCACTGGAATACAAAATCCAATCTGCTGGTGGGAAAG GTGTATGTAATACCATAGGCATCCATGGCTATTTAAGTGCGTTGCTGCTGTTCCTGAGGCAGCGTGGGGTCCAGCTGAAGCAGGGATCTCACTCCTGCTGCTGGGTGTCCTTGGTGTTTGGAGAGCAGGACGACGACATGATGGAAGCAGCAAAGGCTTTACTCCTACTATACCTCCATCACAG AGTGTCGTCTGACCTGGAAGctgatgctgtgtgtgttgtcGGCGGCAACCCCCACTGtcactttctcttcctcctccgcaACATCTCCTTCGACCACAGCATTCTCCTCGATTTCCTCATCTCAACGGAAACCTGCTTCCTCGAGTACTTTGTCCGTTACCTAAAACACCTCCGGGACGACTGGGAAGGCTTCCGAACGGTCTGTCAGAAGATAGATGGGTCGGACCGGTGTAAACTGAGCTGGAAGATTAGCCAGAAAGACGATCAACTATTGGACAACCTGAGAGAGGAACTCCAGCAGTCGTTGTGTGCCTCTCGTGGAATCGTGTCTACTTCCAGCCATTCTGGAGGATCAGTTACCTTCGTGGACCCAGAGCCAGCTCCATGTCTGCAGCCCAGCTTGTGTCTGCCTTCAGGGAGTGCAACTGCCCTGGCCTCTACTCCCCCTCTCCGTCTGGTGGACTACGGCAGCTCAGAGGAGTCTGAGACTGAGGACGGTGACCTCCCATCAGGCCTTACACAGGATAGGCTACACAGCGACTCTGTGGTTCACACACACAACAGCCACTATTTTGATAGGACTGTTATGTGTCTGACAGAGCTCAGAGCGGTGGTGACTAGACTGCAGAGGAGGAGTCTGTTCCCTTACAATGCCACCTCGCTCTTGAAACTGCTGACACAGATTGAAGCGAAGAGATGTTGTCCACAGCGTTGA